A single window of Senegalia massiliensis DNA harbors:
- the uvsE gene encoding UV DNA damage repair endonuclease UvsE has product MISIKIGYACINKSINRVNFKTCRLKNASQQRLKELIKYNLESLEEILNYNKEKNINMYRISSDIIPFASHDVNNIDWELEFKTELNSIKSIINNNNFRVSMHPGQYTVLNSKNQDVVLKSVKELNYHAKFLDAITDDFTHKIVLHIGGVYGDKRKAIIRFIENFNLLSTSVKKRLIIENDDKNYTIEEVIYISEKLKIPIVFDNLHNEINGNYNIFELFKKIYYSWKNEDGIPKFHYSQQAPYKRIGSHTQTIEPFSFLKYINKFNYDIDIMLEVKDKNLSVEKIMNLKADKLNIIRDEWGKYKYNVMKKSYNEYKRISKYINSENPSWNNVCTMLESSFNKQESINEALNAYMHIWGYFKNLANDKEKRSFLELINKSNNASIDSYNIEKYLFDLTEKYNVEYLLNSYFFNDIN; this is encoded by the coding sequence GTGATTAGTATTAAAATTGGATATGCTTGCATTAATAAATCTATAAATAGGGTAAATTTTAAAACATGTAGATTAAAAAATGCTTCACAACAACGTTTGAAAGAGCTAATAAAATATAACTTAGAAAGTTTAGAAGAAATATTAAATTATAATAAAGAGAAAAATATTAATATGTATAGAATAAGCTCTGATATTATTCCTTTTGCATCTCATGATGTAAATAATATAGATTGGGAATTGGAATTTAAAACAGAATTGAACAGTATAAAAAGCATTATAAATAACAATAATTTTAGAGTTTCTATGCATCCAGGGCAGTATACTGTGTTAAATTCTAAAAATCAAGATGTAGTATTAAAATCAGTAAAAGAATTAAATTATCATGCAAAATTTCTTGATGCTATTACAGATGACTTTACTCATAAAATAGTATTACATATAGGCGGAGTATATGGAGATAAAAGAAAAGCGATTATACGTTTTATAGAGAATTTCAATCTACTATCTACCAGTGTAAAAAAGAGGTTAATTATAGAAAATGATGATAAGAATTATACTATAGAAGAGGTTATATATATTAGTGAAAAATTAAAAATTCCTATAGTTTTTGATAATTTACATAATGAAATTAATGGCAACTATAATATATTTGAATTATTTAAAAAAATATATTATAGTTGGAAAAATGAAGATGGGATACCAAAATTTCATTATTCTCAACAAGCTCCATATAAAAGAATAGGTTCTCATACTCAAACAATAGAGCCCTTTAGTTTTTTAAAATATATAAATAAGTTTAATTATGATATAGATATCATGCTTGAAGTAAAAGATAAGAATCTATCGGTAGAAAAAATAATGAATTTAAAAGCAGATAAATTAAATATAATAAGAGATGAGTGGGGAAAATATAAGTATAATGTTATGAAAAAATCTTATAATGAATATAAAAGGATAAGTAAATATATAAATTCAGAAAATCCTAGTTGGAATAATGTATGTACAATGTTAGAAAGTTCTTTTAATAAACAAGAATCTATAAATGAAGCTTTAAATGCTTATATGCACATATGGGGCTATTTTAAAAATTTAGCAAATGACAAAGAAAAAAGAAGCTTCTTGGAATTAATCAATAAATCCAACAATGCTTCTATTGATTCATATAATATTGAAAAGTACTTATTTGATTTAACTGAAAAATATAATGTTGAATACTTACTTAATTCATATTTTTTTAATGATATAAATTAA
- a CDS encoding carboxylate--amine ligase: MIKINYKNRAVVLGANYYIGLSIIRSLGRKGVKVTAIDYTKEDSYGSRSKYLDEHLIAPHYGKEPERFLEFLINYSKNQDYKPVLFPSSDPYVEFIDKYFYELKEYYLFPMDRKGFWSEVMDKYTMSLLAQKFNVKVPETINSKEENLVERVRDEIGYPCIIKPMDSASFVRKYRNKVFIIEREEELIEKVKMCHDDDFEILIQRIIPGPESNCYCYDAYLNQESKVTHWTTAYKIRQWPINFGASTYAKQKYIPELHDICKPFLEGIKFKGFSEIELKRDEKTGVIYLIEVNVRIINFNEMLYNCGLNFPYITYMEMTDKLPESKSVEEDLGYTFLYMYEDLFAVREYLKTGQMSLSKIIKDISFKNVASTWSFSDPKPALYFMSRVLLKVFNKLTKSK; encoded by the coding sequence GTGATTAAAATTAATTACAAAAATAGAGCAGTTGTATTAGGAGCAAATTATTACATAGGACTTAGCATAATTAGATCCTTAGGAAGAAAAGGTGTGAAAGTTACAGCCATAGATTATACAAAGGAAGATAGCTATGGCTCAAGATCAAAATATTTAGACGAACATTTAATAGCACCACATTATGGCAAGGAACCTGAAAGATTTTTAGAGTTTTTAATAAATTATTCTAAAAATCAAGACTACAAACCTGTATTATTTCCGTCTTCTGACCCTTATGTAGAATTTATTGATAAATATTTTTATGAACTAAAAGAGTATTATCTATTTCCTATGGATAGAAAAGGATTTTGGAGTGAGGTCATGGATAAATATACCATGAGTTTATTAGCTCAGAAATTCAATGTAAAGGTACCTGAAACTATAAATTCTAAAGAAGAAAATTTAGTTGAAAGAGTTAGAGATGAAATAGGATATCCTTGTATTATTAAACCTATGGATTCTGCTTCCTTTGTACGCAAATATAGAAATAAAGTTTTTATAATTGAAAGAGAAGAAGAATTAATTGAGAAGGTAAAAATGTGTCATGATGATGATTTTGAAATACTTATTCAAAGAATAATTCCAGGTCCAGAAAGCAATTGTTATTGTTATGATGCATATTTGAATCAAGAATCAAAAGTAACACATTGGACCACTGCTTATAAAATAAGACAATGGCCTATAAATTTCGGAGCATCTACTTATGCAAAGCAGAAGTATATACCTGAACTACATGATATATGTAAACCATTCTTAGAAGGAATAAAATTTAAAGGGTTTTCAGAGATTGAATTAAAAAGAGATGAAAAAACTGGAGTTATATATTTAATTGAAGTAAATGTAAGAATAATTAATTTTAATGAAATGTTATATAATTGTGGGCTTAATTTTCCATATATTACTTATATGGAAATGACTGATAAATTACCTGAATCTAAAAGTGTAGAAGAAGATTTAGGATATACATTTCTCTATATGTATGAAGACTTATTTGCAGTAAGGGAATATTTAAAAACAGGTCAAATGAGCTTATCAAAAATAATAAAAGATATTTCATTTAAAAATGTGGCATCAACATGGAGTTTTTCAGATCCAAAACCAGCTCTTTATTTTATGAGCAGAGTATTGTTAAAAGTGTTTAATAAATTGACAAAAAGCAAATAA
- a CDS encoding restriction endonuclease: MDNKILIKKLEKKLKHKVKQYKLNSFFISESNKKKTLFARMIDRLFISIIIFIISYLIFIYKWNSIYISIFLSLTFSILIYSILNLKNKREIKNAKKVTTKKIVEEMIYNDILNKTPGEISIYFSDLFKQLGFYTNDKLSDDFYLEVFNDNLKIGINILQYSSEYGVNEEALRKFFIKLNKSNLNKGIIITTSSFYEDTKRLVMKLKKYKNIELVDIKKLISIIKGTKLYPNKKEIENYILNKIENNKKSVTYYIKNILSPNKWKKYLISSFSIWIFGQFTDFHNYYIFIVLVLFSLGIVCLLRKTINYIYNGNEKKPEYSYEFIYKNENML, from the coding sequence ATGGATAATAAAATTTTAATAAAAAAACTAGAAAAAAAATTAAAACATAAAGTTAAACAATATAAATTAAATTCATTTTTTATAAGTGAATCTAATAAGAAAAAGACTTTATTTGCAAGAATGATTGATAGATTGTTTATATCTATTATAATTTTTATAATTTCATATCTCATTTTTATTTATAAATGGAATAGTATTTATATCTCAATTTTTCTTTCTTTAACTTTTTCTATTTTAATATATTCAATTTTAAACTTAAAAAATAAAAGGGAAATTAAGAATGCTAAAAAAGTTACTACAAAAAAAATTGTAGAAGAAATGATTTATAATGATATTTTAAACAAAACTCCTGGAGAAATAAGTATATACTTTTCTGATTTATTTAAACAATTAGGATTTTATACTAATGATAAATTAAGTGATGATTTTTATTTAGAAGTATTTAATGATAATTTAAAAATAGGAATAAATATATTACAATATTCTTCAGAATATGGAGTAAATGAAGAAGCTTTAAGAAAGTTTTTTATTAAGCTTAATAAAAGCAATTTAAATAAAGGTATTATTATAACTACTAGTAGTTTTTATGAAGATACAAAAAGATTAGTAATGAAATTAAAAAAATATAAAAATATTGAATTAGTAGATATAAAAAAGTTGATTTCAATAATTAAAGGTACAAAACTATATCCTAATAAAAAGGAGATAGAGAATTATATATTAAATAAGATAGAAAACAATAAAAAGTCAGTCACATATTATATTAAAAATATACTTTCGCCTAATAAGTGGAAAAAATACTTGATAAGTAGTTTTAGTATATGGATATTTGGACAATTTACAGATTTTCATAATTATTATATATTTATAGTTTTAGTTCTTTTTTCATTGGGTATAGTATGTTTGTTGAGAAAAACTATTAATTATATTTATAATGGTAATGAAAAAAAGCCTGAATATTCATATGAATTCATTTACAAAAATGAAAATATGTTATAA
- a CDS encoding TIGR01906 family membrane protein, which yields MKKIILGLIFIISLNISLLFLDVQMATFDIKFYENKFEEHNVYKKTNIQKEDLKKVTLEMLDYIKDKRENLIIETNIDQKKEVVFGERERLHMVDVKNLFEIGFKIRNISIIIFLITLVIFIKYYKNILYKLLIFAATIPMIIMGIFGILISIDFSKYFTVFHELLFTNDLWLLNPKTDILIQMLPLDFFYSISIRILTYFILQLILIFLLGVGLKEKNKIIND from the coding sequence ATGAAAAAAATAATATTAGGTTTGATTTTTATAATTTCTTTAAATATATCATTATTATTTTTAGATGTTCAAATGGCTACATTTGATATAAAATTTTATGAGAATAAATTTGAAGAACATAATGTATATAAAAAAACAAACATACAAAAAGAAGATTTGAAAAAAGTTACACTTGAAATGCTAGATTATATTAAAGATAAAAGAGAAAACCTTATAATAGAAACAAATATAGATCAGAAAAAAGAAGTTGTATTTGGTGAAAGAGAAAGACTACATATGGTAGATGTTAAAAATTTATTTGAAATAGGATTTAAGATAAGAAATATTTCTATTATAATATTTCTGATAACTTTGGTAATATTTATAAAATATTATAAAAATATATTATATAAGCTTTTGATATTTGCAGCTACTATTCCTATGATAATAATGGGTATATTTGGTATATTAATAAGCATTGATTTTAGTAAATATTTTACTGTTTTTCATGAATTATTATTTACTAATGATCTTTGGCTGCTAAATCCTAAAACTGATATACTTATACAAATGTTACCTTTAGATTTTTTCTATAGTATTTCTATAAGAATTTTGACATATTTTATATTACAACTAATTTTAATTTTTCTTTTAGGAGTTGGATTAAAAGAAAAAAATAAGATAATTAATGATTAA
- a CDS encoding MATE family efflux transporter encodes MNKNENRMGTEPIMSLLFKLSVPSIISMAIQALYNVIDSIYIGNYDPKALTGLSIAFPIQMILIAIAVGTGIGTSSLISRELGRGNQRKASNAAEHVMLLSVIYGIILAILGALFARNIISIFTNNVEIIDYGTRYIRIILLGSAALFVPMISNNILRGEGNTLIPMISMLIGSLMNIVLDPFIIFGIGPFPEWGIEGAAIATVFSRFLSGIFIVLMIFKSNNEIKVNFKKFKFNFNIIKDVYKVGFPAMIMQFLASFMISGLNIIVGAYNETAIAALGIYFRLQSFVFMPVFGLNQGYMPIVGYNFGHNKPDRMKKTIKYGFIVSFVFTTLGFLLFQFFPTQLINLFVSSSNNNEELIQIGTKALKTISIAFPIIGPAIVGSTTFQAIGKGFPSLILSFLRQIILLLPIAYILGKIGNLNTIWYSFPISELISSIILIIWLRRALNDTFEKMKTT; translated from the coding sequence ATGAATAAAAATGAAAATAGAATGGGAACAGAACCTATTATGTCTTTACTTTTTAAATTATCTGTTCCATCTATAATATCTATGGCAATTCAAGCTTTATACAATGTTATAGATAGCATATATATTGGAAATTATGACCCAAAAGCGCTTACGGGACTTTCTATTGCTTTTCCAATACAAATGATTTTAATAGCAATTGCCGTAGGAACTGGAATTGGAACAAGTTCATTAATTTCACGTGAGTTAGGGCGTGGAAATCAAAGAAAAGCTTCAAATGCTGCAGAGCATGTAATGTTATTATCTGTTATTTATGGAATCATCCTTGCTATATTAGGAGCATTATTTGCAAGAAACATAATTTCTATATTTACTAATAATGTAGAAATTATAGACTATGGAACTCGTTACATAAGAATAATACTTTTAGGTTCAGCTGCTTTATTTGTACCTATGATATCTAATAATATATTGCGTGGAGAGGGTAATACTTTAATTCCTATGATATCTATGCTAATTGGATCTCTAATGAATATTGTATTAGATCCATTTATAATATTTGGAATTGGTCCTTTTCCTGAATGGGGAATTGAAGGTGCAGCTATAGCTACAGTATTTTCTAGATTCTTAAGTGGAATATTTATAGTTCTTATGATATTTAAATCAAATAATGAAATTAAAGTTAATTTTAAAAAATTTAAATTTAATTTTAACATAATCAAAGATGTATATAAAGTAGGATTTCCTGCTATGATAATGCAGTTTTTAGCTTCTTTTATGATAAGTGGATTAAATATTATAGTTGGGGCTTATAATGAAACTGCAATAGCAGCATTAGGTATATATTTTAGATTACAATCATTTGTTTTTATGCCGGTATTTGGGTTGAACCAAGGATACATGCCTATAGTGGGATATAATTTTGGTCATAATAAACCTGATAGAATGAAAAAAACTATCAAATACGGTTTTATAGTTTCTTTTGTATTTACTACTTTAGGGTTTTTATTGTTTCAATTTTTTCCTACTCAGTTAATAAACTTATTTGTTTCAAGTTCAAATAATAATGAAGAATTAATACAAATAGGAACTAAGGCATTAAAAACGATAAGTATTGCATTTCCTATAATCGGTCCTGCAATTGTTGGTTCTACAACTTTTCAAGCAATTGGTAAGGGATTTCCTAGTTTGATATTGTCATTTTTAAGACAAATAATTCTTCTATTACCTATTGCATATATATTAGGTAAAATAGGTAACTTAAATACTATATGGTATTCATTCCCTATATCTGAATTGATCTCTTCAATCATTCTTATAATTTGGCTTAGAAGAGCTCTAAATGACACATTTGAAAAAATGAAAACCACATAA
- the aroA gene encoding 3-phosphoshikimate 1-carboxyvinyltransferase translates to MNIQGGNITLKGEIIAPGDKSISHRAIMLGAISEGETIIHNFLFSEDCINTINIFKDMGVNIKVDNKIIKVRGVGLNGLKKPTKDLYVGNSGTTIRLVSGILSGQKFPTKISGDNSIERRPMKRIIEPLSMIGANIKSTDGNYPPLNILPSNELNGIKYKQNISSAQVKSSIMFLSLYAKGITKIIEPYRSRDHTERMMKYFGVDIVQKDNIISINSKIKPLAKEVIIPGDISSVSFFIVGALILKDSHIIIRNVGYNITRRGIIDVLNAMGANIKIFNCRNENNEEIVDMEVKYSKLNGIEIKGDIIPRLIDEIPIIAVAASCAEGKTVIKNASELKVKESNRIFSTVQNLSSMGINIEETDDGMIINGSNNFLAANVKSYSDHRIVMSMIIAVLKAKGTSNIDNINSIKTSYPDFFKTLNKLIDFNEFK, encoded by the coding sequence GTGAATATACAAGGCGGTAATATAACATTAAAAGGTGAAATAATAGCACCAGGAGACAAATCAATATCTCATAGGGCTATAATGTTAGGAGCTATTTCTGAAGGAGAAACTATAATTCATAATTTTTTATTTTCAGAGGATTGTATTAATACTATTAATATTTTTAAAGACATGGGAGTAAATATAAAAGTTGATAATAAAATCATTAAAGTCAGAGGAGTAGGTCTAAATGGATTGAAAAAACCTACTAAAGATTTGTATGTGGGAAATTCTGGGACAACCATAAGGCTAGTTTCAGGAATACTTTCAGGTCAAAAATTTCCCACAAAAATTTCTGGTGATAATTCTATAGAGAGAAGACCTATGAAAAGAATTATAGAGCCATTATCTATGATAGGGGCTAATATAAAGTCAACAGATGGTAATTATCCTCCTTTAAATATACTACCATCTAATGAGTTAAATGGAATTAAATACAAACAAAATATATCAAGTGCTCAAGTAAAATCTTCAATTATGTTTTTATCACTATATGCTAAAGGAATAACAAAAATAATAGAACCTTATAGGTCTAGAGATCATACAGAGAGAATGATGAAGTATTTTGGAGTAGACATAGTCCAAAAGGATAATATTATAAGTATAAACTCAAAAATTAAACCTTTAGCAAAGGAAGTAATTATTCCTGGTGATATATCTTCTGTATCTTTTTTTATTGTAGGTGCTTTAATCTTAAAAGATTCACATATTATAATAAGGAATGTAGGATACAATATTACAAGAAGAGGTATAATTGATGTATTAAATGCTATGGGAGCGAATATAAAAATATTTAATTGTAGAAATGAGAATAATGAAGAAATAGTAGATATGGAAGTGAAATATTCTAAGCTTAATGGTATAGAAATAAAAGGAGATATTATACCTAGATTAATAGATGAAATACCGATTATTGCTGTGGCTGCATCTTGTGCAGAAGGAAAAACAGTAATAAAAAATGCTAGTGAATTAAAAGTAAAAGAAAGTAATAGGATTTTTTCTACAGTACAGAACTTATCTTCTATGGGAATAAATATAGAAGAAACGGATGATGGAATGATTATAAATGGGAGCAATAATTTTTTAGCTGCTAATGTGAAAAGTTATAGTGATCATAGGATAGTTATGAGCATGATAATAGCAGTTTTAAAAGCAAAAGGTACAAGTAATATAGATAATATAAATTCCATAAAAACATCCTATCCAGACTTTTTTAAAACATTAAATAAGTTGATAGACTTTAATGAATTTAAATAA
- a CDS encoding DedA family protein translates to MEELIIQFSENIVSQNVIFSYVFFFLSQALQVLFPPYPGDMVLILEGYLTEIANLNIVVVIMIAITSTWLSSIALYILGRNKGEKILHSKIIRKLFETDKVLKLKKLFKKFSFIVIIISKFIPGIYSITILSAGIFKVKKTIVYSSIALITSLHHIVLISLGKILGENWTFVFRKIEKYNKQMLTLIIPILILYFIVIQIKKRIFK, encoded by the coding sequence ATGGAAGAATTAATTATACAATTTTCTGAAAATATTGTTTCACAAAATGTAATTTTTTCATATGTTTTCTTTTTTCTATCTCAAGCACTTCAAGTTCTATTTCCACCTTATCCTGGAGATATGGTTTTAATATTAGAAGGATATTTAACTGAAATTGCAAATTTAAATATAGTAGTAGTAATAATGATTGCAATTACTTCTACTTGGCTTTCATCTATTGCTTTATATATTTTGGGAAGAAATAAAGGAGAGAAAATATTACACTCTAAAATAATAAGAAAGCTTTTTGAAACAGATAAAGTATTAAAATTAAAAAAGTTATTTAAAAAATTTAGTTTTATTGTTATAATAATAAGTAAATTTATTCCTGGAATATATTCTATAACTATATTGTCAGCAGGCATATTTAAAGTCAAAAAAACAATAGTTTATTCTTCTATAGCACTGATAACAAGTTTACATCATATTGTATTGATATCTTTAGGAAAAATATTAGGAGAGAATTGGACATTTGTATTTAGAAAAATAGAAAAATATAACAAACAAATGTTAACTCTAATAATTCCTATTTTAATTCTTTATTTTATAGTTATTCAAATAAAGAAAAGAATTTTTAAATAA
- the aroB gene encoding 3-dehydroquinate synthase, with amino-acid sequence MKLQVDSQLYKYNIYIENNIYKTLNDYIKEYNEEKILIITDDNVRKIYLDSVLNSLKDFKVYYYIIPAGESSKSLEMAGDIYSKLLREKFDRQSLIIGFGGGVVGDLAGFVAATYMRGINLIQIPTTLLSQVDSSIGGKVGVNFNNIKNIIGSFYQPKKVIIDIDTLKTLSERDTKSGLAEIIKYGIISDYKLLDIIHNINNIRNMDFKLIKLLIKRSLEIKKDIVKVDTFEKGKRKILNFGHTIGHGIESLDNFKRFKHGEAVALGMLSEAYISKELGFISTKYYQEIKQLVKKITQDNIFTQQEKQVIMENIKLDKKNMNENIVFILPISYGKVKIYENKIDEELIKKSLGEDI; translated from the coding sequence TTGAAATTACAAGTAGATTCTCAACTATATAAATATAATATTTATATAGAAAATAATATTTACAAAACTTTAAATGATTATATAAAGGAATATAATGAAGAAAAAATACTCATTATTACAGATGATAATGTAAGAAAAATTTATTTAGATAGTGTATTAAACTCTTTAAAAGATTTTAAAGTATATTATTATATAATTCCAGCTGGTGAAAGTAGTAAATCATTAGAAATGGCTGGAGATATATATAGCAAATTATTGAGAGAAAAGTTTGATAGACAATCATTAATAATAGGTTTTGGAGGTGGAGTTGTAGGAGATCTTGCAGGGTTTGTAGCAGCAACTTACATGCGTGGTATAAATTTAATACAGATACCAACTACATTATTATCACAAGTAGATAGTAGTATTGGAGGAAAGGTAGGCGTTAACTTTAATAACATAAAAAATATAATAGGTAGTTTTTATCAACCTAAAAAAGTTATAATTGATATAGATACTTTAAAAACATTAAGTGAACGTGATACTAAATCTGGATTAGCTGAAATTATAAAATATGGAATTATATCAGATTATAAGTTATTAGATATTATACATAATATAAATAACATTAGAAATATGGATTTTAAACTAATTAAATTATTAATAAAGAGATCATTAGAAATAAAAAAAGATATTGTAAAAGTAGATACCTTTGAAAAAGGAAAAAGAAAAATATTAAATTTTGGACATACAATAGGTCATGGAATAGAATCACTTGATAATTTTAAAAGATTTAAACATGGTGAAGCTGTGGCATTAGGAATGTTATCAGAAGCTTATATATCTAAAGAGTTAGGATTTATATCAACAAAATATTATCAAGAAATAAAACAATTAGTAAAGAAAATAACTCAAGATAATATATTTACTCAACAAGAAAAACAAGTAATAATGGAAAATATAAAATTAGATAAAAAAAACATGAATGAAAATATAGTATTTATTTTACCTATTAGTTATGGTAAAGTGAAAATATATGAGAATAAAATAGATGAAGAGTTGATTAAGAAATCTTTAGGAGAGGATATATAA
- a CDS encoding folate family ECF transporter S component encodes MKGKKINTKSLVSASLLTAISIILTRALSIIIPIAGGQGLRIGFGGVPIMISGILFGPLVGFLTGVTADLVGVLINPMGPYFPGFTLSAGLSGFIPGLFYHYIFKNRNKENTSINYTIVNGLIVILLSLLSGYIYIQSGKDISYEFLIIYFIAMVGFIYLPIIINKRYKNENSSYRFDKFIFVVSIRTIIISLILNTVWLIMLYDFGFIVIFPFRVLTALVTIPLDTIIIYMLSKYFKYAK; translated from the coding sequence ATGAAAGGGAAAAAAATAAATACAAAAAGTTTAGTATCAGCAAGTTTACTTACTGCAATAAGTATTATTCTTACAAGAGCATTATCTATAATTATACCTATTGCAGGAGGACAAGGTCTTAGGATAGGATTTGGTGGAGTACCTATTATGATATCAGGTATATTGTTTGGACCTTTAGTTGGATTCCTTACAGGAGTTACTGCAGATTTAGTTGGAGTATTAATCAATCCCATGGGGCCTTATTTCCCAGGCTTTACTTTGTCAGCTGGCTTAAGTGGGTTTATACCAGGTTTATTTTATCATTATATTTTTAAAAATAGAAATAAAGAAAATACATCTATAAATTACACAATAGTAAATGGATTAATAGTAATTTTACTTTCTTTACTTTCTGGATATATATATATCCAATCAGGGAAAGATATATCTTATGAATTTTTAATTATATATTTTATTGCAATGGTAGGATTTATATATTTGCCAATCATTATAAATAAGAGATATAAAAATGAAAATTCGTCCTATAGATTTGACAAGTTTATATTTGTAGTATCTATAAGAACTATAATAATATCTTTAATACTTAATACTGTATGGCTTATAATGTTATATGACTTTGGTTTTATTGTTATATTTCCTTTTAGAGTACTTACAGCTTTAGTTACTATACCATTAGATACTATAATAATATATATGCTTTCAAAATATTTTAAATATGCTAAATAA
- a CDS encoding Rdx family protein: MINNISIEYCTSUGYLSKAVSLCENLLNIHTNDIKALSLIPSSGGVFEIKVNEKLIFSKKVLNRFPNENEIEDIIEEEYIFENS; this comes from the coding sequence ATGATTAACAATATAAGTATAGAGTACTGCACATCTTGAGGATATTTATCTAAGGCTGTGAGCCTTTGTGAAAATTTACTTAATATTCATACTAATGATATTAAGGCTTTGTCTCTAATTCCTTCATCAGGAGGAGTATTTGAAATAAAAGTAAATGAGAAATTAATATTTTCTAAAAAAGTATTAAACAGATTTCCTAATGAAAATGAAATAGAGGATATTATAGAAGAAGAATACATATTTGAAAACTCTTAA
- the aroC gene encoding chorismate synthase, protein MLRFLTAGESHGKGLIGIIDGIPSNLRIDVDFINMELKRRQKGYGRGNRMKIESDEINILSGVRGGVTIGSPLTFFIENKDYKNWIDKMHIEKRIKESITKPRPGHADFAGGIKYNQKDLRNILERSSARETAMRVAIGSVAKLLLKQFDINIYSYITSIGNLIDEKEYNIDKIKTSDNSIMRVLNKELEEKIIKMIDKTKEAGDTLGGSFKLLATNIPIGLGSHTQWDKKLDGKLTAAIMSLQGIKAIEIGDGVNSSKNLGSKVHDEIFYDSSYYRKTNNAGGIEGGISNGESIEIKAYMKPIPSLRIPLQSIDMDTKEKVLAHKERADVCAVPAASIVGESILAWTLAEELLIKFGGDSIDEIKINYYNYINN, encoded by the coding sequence GTGTTAAGATTTTTAACGGCAGGAGAATCTCATGGAAAAGGTTTAATTGGAATAATAGATGGAATACCCTCAAATCTAAGAATTGATGTTGATTTTATAAATATGGAATTAAAAAGACGGCAAAAAGGCTATGGTAGAGGAAATAGAATGAAAATAGAAAGTGATGAAATAAATATATTATCTGGAGTAAGAGGTGGGGTTACAATTGGTAGTCCATTAACTTTTTTCATAGAAAATAAAGATTATAAAAATTGGATAGATAAAATGCATATTGAAAAAAGAATAAAAGAATCTATAACAAAACCAAGACCTGGACATGCAGACTTTGCAGGCGGTATTAAATATAATCAGAAAGATTTAAGAAATATATTAGAAAGATCTAGTGCTAGAGAAACTGCTATGAGAGTAGCTATTGGAAGTGTTGCAAAACTTTTACTTAAACAATTTGATATAAATATTTATAGTTATATTACTTCAATTGGAAATTTAATAGATGAAAAAGAGTATAATATAGATAAAATTAAAACATCAGATAATTCTATAATGAGAGTATTAAATAAAGAGCTAGAGGAAAAAATAATTAAAATGATTGATAAAACTAAAGAGGCTGGTGACACTTTAGGGGGTTCCTTTAAATTATTAGCAACAAATATACCTATAGGACTTGGAAGTCATACACAATGGGACAAAAAATTAGATGGTAAACTAACAGCTGCAATTATGAGTCTTCAAGGCATAAAAGCAATTGAAATTGGAGATGGTGTAAACTCTTCTAAAAATCTAGGTTCCAAGGTTCATGATGAGATATTTTATGATAGTAGTTATTATAGGAAAACTAATAATGCTGGAGGAATTGAAGGTGGAATTTCTAATGGTGAAAGTATTGAAATTAAAGCATATATGAAACCTATACCATCTCTTAGAATTCCTTTACAAAGTATAGATATGGATACTAAGGAAAAAGTATTAGCACATAAAGAACGAGCTGATGTATGTGCAGTTCCTGCTGCTAGTATAGTAGGTGAAAGCATATTAGCATGGACACTTGCAGAAGAATTGTTGATTAAGTTTGGAGGAGATAGTATAGATGAAATAAAAATCAATTATTATAATTATATAAATAATTGA